The stretch of DNA AGATTAAAGCAAATCGAAGATGTATTAGAAATACATAAAATTATCGATACTGGAACAAACAAATTAAGAGCTGGAGAATTAAACCAAATTAGTGATCGTAACTTATCATCAATAGCTATTTATATATCTCCAAACAACAAAGACAATGGTTGCATAGAAGATATTGTTGTTGAGGAAAACGAGATAAAAACATGGAAATGCATCGAATGTCTAAGGGAATCAAGCGAATATAATAACATCAACAAGTCTATAGTCCAAGCATATCTGGGATGCAAAAAGCCAGGCCTATGCGGCACAGGTCGAGGTTTTGAAAGTGGTATTCTAGATGTTAATAGCTCAGTTTACAGTAAAATTACTGATCTTTTTTCAAAACTTTTAAGGAATTCTTGTTGATATGAATAGCATTTATCCCCTTGATTAACTTAAACATATTACTCACTTTTTAGCAATAAAAAGCTTGTTAATTTCTTGCATTATCAGTAATTCTTGAGATTTTTGTTTACTAAAGCTGTCAAAGATAAATTTAGAACATAAAATGAGGTGCTATGCCAATAGTTTTAGAAAAAGATAATTGCAAAGAAAAAATAAAGGTTCATCCGATTGTAAAATGGGCAGGAGGGAAAAGACAGCTAATTTCGATAATTAAAGAAGGTATGCCTGAAAATTTCAATCGTTATTTCGAACCTTTTATAGGAGGCGGCGCTGTTTTCTTTGAAATACAACCTGAAAA from Thermodesulfobium sp. 4217-1 encodes:
- a CDS encoding DUF3226 domain-containing protein, producing MSYKFYDNDKGNTIFNEKNQKCIFLAEGLSEALFLEKWLSSEEEWSQKSEFISVICFQGVDKIKATLKRIEQKIRQCLGVGFFLDAEDKKITDRLKQIEDVLEIHKIIDTGTNKLRAGELNQISDRNLSSIAIYISPNNKDNGCIEDIVVEENEIKTWKCIECLRESSEYNNINKSIVQAYLGCKKPGLCGTGRGFESGILDVNSSVYSKITDLFSKLLRNSC